The DNA window tttaaatgtattcggctaaggtgtatgtaaacgtctgacttcaactgtagattacCTTGAACTTCACTGATCTACATATTGTAAGCAattcactgttctctctctcctgctcccctccCCCCATTTCTCTGTGCGTGTGCAGATGGGAGATCGTAAAGGGGATCAAAATGGTCCCATGCGGGTGTTGGTGACTGGGGGAACTGGTCTGGTGGGCAGGGCCATAGAACATGTGGtcaaagaggagggaggggccagggagggagaggagtggatcTTCCTCTCGTCTAAGGACGCAAACCTCATGtgagagctacacacacacacacacacctgaccacacATTCCCTCGCCTGCCTCAGTCCTTGCTCTGGGTGGCTTTGTTACCCAGCCTCTGAGTTCCTGTGTCTTTTGAAAAGTcaagctagtgtgtgtgtgtgtgtgctccctcAGGGACATGGGCGAGACTCGGGCTGTGTTTCAGAAGCACCAGCCCACCCACATCATCCACCTGGCAGCCATGGTGGGAGGGCTCTTCAAGAACATGAGGGCCAACCTAGACTTCTGGGTAAGTGGTTCAGGAGTTGTGATGAAACGGGCTGCATCCCGAAGTGTGCACTTGCACAATTTTCTCACGTTACTTTTACAATGGTGGAAACTTTTACCAGTCCTATGTCTTAAAATCCACGATGGGGAGTGTGCAATTTGACACATACCTATCGGCACCCTAATCACtaactataggccctggtcagaagtagtacactacagtatatcgTGAATAGGGTGCCAATGGGGACTCAAACTTATCCATCCATGTGTGATTTTGGTCGTGTTTATTTACCAATGTGTTCATCCATCCATGTTCTCCAGAGGAACAATATCTACATCAATGACAACGTTCTTCAGGCAGCACACGAGGTAGACGCTGTCAGGGTGGTCTCTTGTCTCTCCACCTGCATCTTCCCTGACAAGACCACCTACCCCATTGACGAGACCATGGTaacggcgtgtgtgtgtgtgtgtgtgtgtgtgtgtgtgtgtgtgtgtgtgtgtgtgtgtgtgtgtgttgtagacatGATGGTAGTTGACTCTCTTCTTTTTTTCCAGATCCACAACGGCCCTCCTCATGAGTCTAATTATGGTTACGCCTACGCTAAGAGAATGATCGATGTCCACAATAGGTCTGTGCTTGTTTTATTTAAAGATTCTCCGGTACTTTTGTGTACTTTTTAGCCAGTTATGAAACTAGCGGTCACGAGACAAAAGTGGTCCCCGACATGTGCGTACTATGCCAcatatgtgcaccacgtcattgcGATTTCTCTCGTTCTGCTGCTTGCATCTtcctagctgtcactcaaatggcaaGGGGCTAAAGCTGATTGGCTGGAACTCGAATTGCAAAGGAGCTGGCCCACAGTAAAACaaatgggtgggggggggggaatagctataataataataataataataatatatgccatttagctgacgcttttatccaaagcgacttacagtcatgtgtgcatacattctacgtatgggtggtcccgggaatcgaacccactaccctggcgttacaagcgccatgctctaccaactgagccacagaaggaccgctCCCAGAAAACAGTATTTTTCAAACTAGGGATgtcgtggctaattgaggtaagacagtaattAATGTGTAAACTAGGGATgtcgtggctaattgaggtaagacagtaattAATGTGTAAACTAGGGATgtcgtggctaattgaggtaagacagtaattAATGTGTAAACTAGGGATgtcgtggctaattgaggtaagacagtaattAATGTGTAAACTAGGGATgtcgtggctaattgaggtaagactgtaattcatgtgtaaaCTACACATTAATGCATCCAGCCCAAAGCGGGCGGTTTAAAAAAATACTTAGTAGTCGCCAAAGTCCCGGAGCTTTAACCTTTATTACAAGGGACACTAGAAGGGTATACTACGTTTTTGAAGGTCGATCAACTCACAGTTTTCTAAAGCTAGCCAGTTTCAGTTACCTTCGTGTTCCAGCTCTGGCTTCATCTGTACTACGGCCATGGATGTTGCTTGTCCTGCTAAAGCTAGCAGGCATGTAACTGCGTGCATGTCGCACGTGGCTAGTCGAACGGCGATCTCTTCGTTGGGATAATGCCGAAACCTCAATCGAAGAGTTATCTTGCCAATTTAGCAGGCTATGGTGCGAAATTAGGCTTGAAGTGCCGTTTTCATTTCATTACTTAAtgccgatttttttttttttaattattttttattttattttatttaaattattattattattttttgatcTTATCAATGTTAGTTCTGACGGATTCGTTGCCATAAAAATGTACCTGGCTAATTTCAGTGGTACTGGTTATCCCGCTTTAAACTCCTCAAACCAAGTGCGTAgtatggccaaaagtatgtggacccccCCCCTTCAAATTGAATtagactatttcagccacactcattgctgaccggtgtataaaatCATGCTCACAGCCTTGCAATCTCCATACACTTTGGCAGTAGAATGcaccgtactgaagagctcagtgtctTTTCAACGTGGCGCTTTCATAGGACGCCACCTTTCCGACAAGTCAGTTCATCatgtttctgccctgctagagctgcgctggtcaactgtaagtgctgttattgtgaagtggaaatgtctaggagcacgTCCATGTGGTGGCAACATAAACTctcagaacgggactgccgagtgcgaaggggggaccaacttcattttcatgcccatgattttggacgGGCAGGTGTCCaaatagttgtgtgtgtgtgttgcagggcgtatCACCAGAAGCATGGGCGTTGCTACACAGCAGTGATACCAACCAATGTGTTTGGTCCTCATGATAACTTCAACATTGAGGATGGACATGTACTACCAGGTCTCATACACAAAGCCTACATTGCTCAGAGTAAGAGAACAACTACACAACACCTACTAATAGCTAGAACGATATCTATTTCTTTATTCTCCAGCCAACTGTAGACCGCTATCTTTTTGGGGTCTGTATACTGCAATTTGGTTTATAGCTCTGAATGTATACAAAAGTGTATAACGTTTATTAAATGTATAAAACCTTTACAGTAAACCTTTACAGTAAACCTTTACAGTAAACCTTTACAGTAAACCTTTACAGTATACCTCCCTATATCTAATCTCTGTTAATCCAGATCTGCAGAACTTGGGCAGCTGCGTGATTAACTCTGTGTTCATAGTGTTAGAAATTCTTAGTTCTGCCAAAAACGACGTCCCCCACCCTCACGAAAGGAAGCTCTCAGCCAAATAAGGTCTTTTCTGGTCCGTGTGGGCACATGCACGAAACACTTGAGGCTAAGCAGGTTTTTTAGCACCTCCTTCGCCCAGTCCTAATACGTCCAATTAACCACTGAGGGAAAAAATAACTGAACTAATGCTGCTCGGCTCTCACACGTCCCATTCATCTCTGGTAGATTCTCTCTTACACGCAGAATCTGCCCATGGGAAATTATATTTCTTCTAACAAGCCTTCACTCATCCGTGTGTTAGAGGAGGGCAGTCCTTTGGTGGTGTGGGGCTCAGGAACTCCCAGAAGGCAGTTCATCTACTCAGTGGACCTGGCGCATCTCTTCCTGTGGGTGCTGAGAGAGTACCATGAGGTGGACCCCATTATATTGTCTGGTGAGACTTgcgctcgcacgcacacacacgcacgcataaacacacacattaaacAAAATATTATTTTCAGGATTCAGTGTTGTCTCGCTCTCGCTTTGTATTTTAGTTGGTGAGGAGGATGAGGTGTCCATCAAGGAGGCAGCAGAGGCCGTCGTCGAGGCGCTGGGGTTCAAAGGTCAAGTGACTGTATCCTTTCGCCTGGCTGCATGGCCTGATTACAGCGCTAAcgcactccctctctcttgtaCTCATTCTCTCACTATCACACACTCACAACCTGCCAGTAGTAGtggtacctgtgtgtgtatgattCCCTAACTCATGACCTCCAGTATGACACAACCTGCCAGTAGTAGtggtacctgtgtgtgtatgattCCCTAACTCATGACCTCTAGTATGACACAACCTGCCAGTAGTAGtggtacctgtgtgtgtatgattCCCTAACTCATGACCTCCAGTATGACACAACCTGCCAGTAGTAGtggtacctgtgtgtgtatgattCCCTAACTCATGACCTCCAGTATGACACAACCTGCCAGTAGTAGtggtacctgtgtgtgtatgattCCCTAACTCATGACCTCCAGTATGACACTACCAAATCGGACGGTCAGTTCAAGAAGACTGCCAGCAACGCCAAGCTGCTGCAGCACCACCCCAACTTCACCTTTACCCCCTTCAAACAAGGTACCTACTTCTCTAACGCCTGCAATTTAGAAAAACCTCAAAAGTAGATTGGGCCGATTTTTAAAACATTATTATTTTTCATTTGCATATTGAACTATGTTGCACACCGTAGTTCAAAAGCTCCGTTCTAAAACAACACATCTGTATTCAGCCATCTTTTTATTAACGTTCGCAATTGCTGATTCTCCTTGTTGTTCTTCCCTCTGTCCGTAGCCTTGAAGCAGACGTGTGATTGGTTCGTGGCCAATTACGACAACGCCCGCAAGTGAATATTCCTCCAATGTGATTGGGTCGTGGGTAACTGCATACATGGAGTGTGTCTGAAAGTGGGAGGATCAACAGAAGCCGGTGGATGGGAAGCGAATCCGCTAATTGGGCGGATTTGTTGCCACTCAGATTGGGCTGCACGACGAGTTGATTGTTGACAactgtagcattttagctaacccttttcctaacctaccaccagggttgggtaggttacatTCTAAATGTAATGTACCTGTCCAAAATTATAATCGATGTGAGTGTGTTGCTATGGGTTATAGTAGTAAgagccaaattcaatattttatccgCCCCAAAAAAGTGGTGATACCTACAGGGGTCCtacaattctaaatcaaatagctacaTAATCCATGGTATGGccgtcttaaaacaattccatacgTTAGTTTAGTAAAATCCCCCCCCTGATGTCACATCCATCACTGTTGATCCACTCACTTCTTTTGAAACTCCCACTACTCAGTCACACTTAAAGTATGCAGTTACCTATACGTGATCTGATTGGCTGTCAAGCAACAGTCCCAGGAAGGCAGGAGCAGGAAGAGGTCATGGGGAGTCAAATCTTCAGGAGCTGAAGGTTCTATAACTGAAGAATGTACTAATCGGACCTCGCATGAAGAACGTTATCTGCCATTACATTGTCTTGTCAGATTGATGTTGGCTCGTGCTGGAGTGAGTGGAATTGGCAGTGTAGCTTGTAGTGTCTGAGTTGATCTctcagtattgtggaataattatAACGTTAAATGTAGGTGGCGGCGTGCACATTACATTTGTGCGAACGCCAATTCATTTAGAGAACATGTCGCTGAAATTCCTTGAATGTGAAGTTTGGGCTTGTCTGAACGTTCTGTCTAAACCACTTTTGGATGTGTCCCAAACTGCATCATATTCccaatatagtacactactttggacCCAGAGCCCTatagcactatgtagggaatagggttccatttgggacacatcctattAAATTATGGAGTGACCAGATTGACTCCACTGTCTCGTCTCCCCTGTCCCCCTCGCTATAATCATGCCTACACAATAGGAATAGAATTGTCCAAAAATAAACCACAATACGAAGGCTCTGGTGAATTCTGTTCTACAGAGCGGGCTGTTCACACTACTCACAATTTGTCTACTGTATCATCTGAtgcatgttgggtttatatttttgttatatatacaaccatttcaaagattttactgagttggttcatataaggaaatcagtcaattgaaatctgtacattaggtcctaatctatggctttcacatgactgggaatacagatacctaaaaaataaaataaagaatgggcctcaggatctcgtcacagtatctctgtgtattcaaattgccatagatgaaatgcaattgtgttgTCCATAGTTTATGCCGACCCtcaccataaccccactgccaccgtCGGGCACTCCGTTggcatcagcaaaccactcgcccgcAGGACTCCATATATGTGGTCTGCGGTCGTGAGGCTTGGTTGGACATATTGACAAATTCTCTTAAAGCGACGTtcgaggcagcttatggtagagaaattaactttCAATTatttgacaacagctctggtggacattcctgcagtcagcacgccatgtgcacgctccctcaacttgagacatctgtggcattgtggtgtgacaactgcacatttgaTTGGCCAtatgtctccagcacaaggtacacctgtgtaatgaacattctgtttaatcagcttcttgttttgccacacctgtcaggtagaggGATTATCTTGGCCAAGAAAAATGCCCACTTaacggatgtaaacaaatttgtgcacaagatTTGAGCGAAAAGCTTTTTGTGCgtctggaacatttctgggatcttgaaacatgggaccaacactttacatgtgttTTATTTGTCCAGTGTAGAATACTAGGTGGTTTGAGAGGTTATTTTATATCTTTACAAAAAAACTAATTGTTTAAAGGGTGCAGTTTGTATATCGGTGGCGGGCTGAGAATAAATCAAGAATGTTTATTTTAACCACTGTCTGGGTGTCATTGTACAACTACTTTCATCCTTGCCTTGGTGCAGAACAGTGAAGCAGTGTTGTGGCGCCTGGGTGAAGTGGGGGAAATTCACCCAAGGCCAGACAAACTTCATTCTACACCATGTGGGGTGAGGTAAGGCATGTGGAACACCTGTCTGGTTGATCAGTGGTGTATAGATTTAAATTCTTAGCTAAATCTGTTGCAATGCATCATTTCAGTGCTCTGAGACCTATATTTTTGTTGTACAGTGTCCCCATAAACTTAAAAAATACCTACCGGGGTGAATTTTCCAACTTGCTAACGTGTAGAATAATGGTCCTGAGTTTCCGACTTGGGAAGTATCCGAATGAGCCAATATGAATCTCTACATAAAAAAATGTACATTAATTTCAACATGAAGGTTCACAGTTTCTGATGGCATGTGAATGTGGCATAATTTCAAGGTGGATTAATAATGGATTCTAGAGCCGGTTTCCCAGACACGGATTAAGGCTAGTCTTGGACTAAAGGCAAACTCAATTTAGAATCTCcgttagaggtcgactgattatgatttttcaacgcagatTTATTGGAGAACATAAAAAGCCGATACGGCCAAAtgttttaatttatttgtaataatgacaattacaacaatactgaatgaagactttgaacttaatataatacatcaatacaatcaatttagcctcaaataaataatgaaacatgttcaatttggattaaataatgcaaaaacaaagtgttggagaagaaagtaaaagtgcaatatgtgccatgttaaaaagctaacgtttcagttccttgctcagaacatgagaacatatgaaagctggtggttccttttaacatgagtcttcaatattcccaggtaagaagttttaggttgtagttattataggactatttccctctataccatttgtatttcattaacctttgactattagatgttcttataggcactagtattgccagtgtaacagtatagcttccgtccctctccttgctcctacctgggctcgaaccaggaacacaatgacaacagccacccttgaagcagcgttacacatgcagagcaaggggaataactactccaagtctcagagcgagtgacgtttgaagtgctattagcgcgcaccccgctaactagctatccatttcacatcggttacaccagcctcatctcgggagttgataggcttgaagtcaaacagcagagctgctggcaaaatgcacgaaagtgctgtttgaatgaacgcTTATgagctggtgcctaccatcgctcagtcagactgctctatcaaatcagacttaattataacataacacacagaaatgcgaaccgtaggtcattaatatggtcgaattctttcagtgaaatacggaaccgttccgtattttatctaacgggtggcatccatcagactaaatattgttgttacattgcacaaccttcaatattatgtcataattacgtaaaattctggcaaattagttcgcaacgagccagacggcccaaactgttgcatataccctgactctgcatgcaatgaacgcaagagaagagacacaatttcacctggaaaatattgcctgctaacctggatttttttttttttttagctaaatatgcaggtttaaatatatacttctgtgtattgattttaaggcattggtgtttatggttaggtacacgttggagcaacgacagtcctttttcacgaatgcgcaccacatcgattatacgcaggacacgctagataaactagtgatgtcatcaaccatgtgtagttataactagtgattatgattgattatgtttaatgctagctagcaacttaccgtggcttgTTACTGCATTCTCGTAAcgggcaggctcctcgtgaggcaggtgattagagcgttggactaggtaACTGTAagagattgaatccctgagctgacaaggtaaaaatctgtcctgcccctgaacaaggcatttaacacactgttcctaggccgtcattgaaaataagaatgtgttcttaactgacttgcctcgataaataaagattaaataaaggtgtaaaaagaaaaaaaaaatggcgTCCAAAAttactgtttttttttcttttttccctgttatgaaaacttgaaatcgtccctaattaatcggccattccaattaatcggtcgacctctgctCTCCATAGTGCAGGACTAGGCTTATTCTGTGTCTGGGAAGCCATTCCCTAGTCAACTAATATAGTCAAAGCGTGTCATTGAACTTTCTTTTCACGTGATCTCCTTTTAAGATAACATTTACTAAATGAATGTGGTTTGTCCTGCTCTTCCCAGATGACAAGGGGCACATAGAAATGATTATACAAACTTTGCATAATTGAAATAATAGGCAAAAATATTTGTATAGGTGACGTTCAAACTCAAAGTACCAAATAGTTcagagaagaaaaaaacaaatCTTCCCAACCAACAACCCAACGTCCAAACACGTCCAAGAGTACCTTATTAGAGCAATTTAGTGGTTTATGGGCTAATCTTAACTGCTACTTCAGACCAATTTAATTTAGTCTCCTATTGACATCAATACATGACTAAGGGAAAATTCAACTTTAGTGAATGTTAGAATTTTCTCCCTAGTCCTCTCCATAACTCAAATGCAAACTACAAATCTACACAACCTAAGCAAAGAGACTGGTCCATCATGCGTACTGTACACACAGGATTGCAAACAATCCTGCCTCCATAATCCCTTGTAGAATATTGTAACTTTGTTTAGTACTGTAATAAACCTTGAGACCACAGCTTTACCACAGTACTTTCACATTTGCAGCCAGACAGAGGCGAGTATCCTCCTATACAGGATGTCACAGGCAAGCGCTTTcatccacacagacatacagttaATACTCATGACAACTGGTCATTGCttcagagacagcaacagagaaaCCATGGTAACTAAATTGGTTAAAAGAAAAATAAGAGTAGGAGAATAGCCCAGGTACTTAATGGTCCTCCGGGGAGGATGATCACATGACGGCTGTCGAGGAGGAAACATCAGTGTTCTTATTAGGAAAAGTTCAGGTAGTACCTCACCACTTCCTCCATCTGCCCCAGGTGGATGGAGGAAGTGGTCGGGGGCagggtttgcatcccaaatggaaggCTATTCCCATAGACGTcattgtatctgtgccattctgCATCTGAGAGCAAGGCAAGCAC is part of the Oncorhynchus keta strain PuntledgeMale-10-30-2019 chromosome 26, Oket_V2, whole genome shotgun sequence genome and encodes:
- the LOC118358817 gene encoding GDP-L-fucose synthase-like; translation: MGDRKGDQNGPMRVLVTGGTGLVGRAIEHVVKEEGGAREGEEWIFLSSKDANLMDMGETRAVFQKHQPTHIIHLAAMVGGLFKNMRANLDFWRNNIYINDNVLQAAHEVDAVRVVSCLSTCIFPDKTTYPIDETMIHNGPPHESNYGYAYAKRMIDVHNRAYHQKHGRCYTAVIPTNVFGPHDNFNIEDGHVLPGLIHKAYIAQKEGSPLVVWGSGTPRRQFIYSVDLAHLFLWVLREYHEVDPIILSVGEEDEVSIKEAAEAVVEALGFKGQVTYDTTKSDGQFKKTASNAKLLQHHPNFTFTPFKQALKQTCDWFVANYDNARK